A region of Thermus caldifontis DNA encodes the following proteins:
- a CDS encoding TRAP transporter large permease: MSLLWESLILVGLLFLLLALGVYVGLALLLVGLAGLAFFTSAPPGPNLATALWTSTSGWSLAALPLFVWMGEILYRSRLAQGLFQGLSPLLSRLPGGLLHVNVVASALFAAVIGSSAATTATVGRFTLPELLRRGYPKPLALGSLAGAGTLGFLIPPSVIMIVYGVMAEVSVARLFMAGVVPGVVLTLLFMLLVALLAFLYRKELPQEPRKPLRETLAGLLAILPVLFLILLVLGSIYLGVATPTEAAAIGVAGALFLAGLNRELSPRMFWESLMGAIRTTSMIGLILAGAGVLTLAMGFTGIPRALAAWAVEAGITPVALIFFLSLVYVILGWFLDGISIVVLTISVILPVVKAIGVDPLWFGVYLVIMVELAQITPPVGFNLFVIQSLTGEDLFHIARYASPFLGILLFMVVLLMLFPEMATWLPRTMTGG; this comes from the coding sequence ATGAGCCTCCTCTGGGAAAGCCTTATCCTGGTGGGCCTCCTTTTCCTCCTCCTGGCCCTGGGGGTTTACGTGGGCCTGGCCCTCCTCCTGGTGGGCCTGGCCGGCCTGGCTTTCTTTACCTCCGCCCCTCCAGGACCTAACCTGGCCACTGCCCTTTGGACCTCCACCTCGGGCTGGAGCCTGGCCGCTTTACCCCTTTTCGTCTGGATGGGGGAGATCCTCTACCGCTCCCGGCTGGCCCAGGGGCTTTTCCAGGGGCTTAGCCCCCTTCTTTCGCGTCTCCCAGGAGGGCTTCTCCACGTGAACGTGGTGGCCAGCGCCCTCTTCGCCGCCGTTATCGGCTCCTCCGCCGCCACCACCGCCACCGTGGGCCGCTTCACCCTGCCCGAGCTGCTGCGCCGGGGCTACCCCAAACCCCTGGCCCTGGGCTCCTTAGCCGGGGCCGGTACCTTGGGCTTCCTTATCCCTCCCAGCGTCATCATGATCGTCTACGGGGTCATGGCAGAGGTATCGGTGGCCCGGCTCTTCATGGCGGGGGTGGTGCCGGGAGTGGTCCTGACCCTCCTCTTCATGCTCCTGGTGGCCCTTTTGGCCTTTCTCTACCGGAAGGAGCTTCCCCAGGAGCCCAGAAAGCCCCTGCGCGAGACCCTGGCAGGCCTCTTGGCCATCCTCCCTGTCCTCTTCCTCATCCTCCTGGTCCTAGGCTCCATCTACCTTGGGGTGGCTACCCCCACGGAGGCGGCCGCCATAGGGGTAGCGGGAGCGCTTTTTCTGGCGGGCCTCAACCGGGAGCTTTCCCCCAGGATGTTCTGGGAAAGCCTCATGGGGGCCATCCGCACCACCAGCATGATCGGCCTGATCCTGGCAGGGGCCGGGGTTTTGACCTTGGCCATGGGGTTCACCGGCATCCCCCGGGCCTTGGCCGCTTGGGCGGTGGAGGCGGGGATTACCCCTGTGGCCCTCATCTTCTTCCTGAGCCTGGTCTACGTCATTCTGGGCTGGTTTCTGGATGGTATCTCCATCGTGGTCCTCACCATCAGCGTGATCCTGCCGGTGGTGAAGGCCATTGGAGTGGATCCCTTGTGGTTTGGGGTGTACCTGGTAATCATGGTAGAACTGGCCCAGATCACCCCCCCTGTGGGCTTCAACCTCTTCGTCATCCAGTCCCTGACTGGGGAGGACCTGTTCCACATCGCCCGTTACGCCTCTCCCTTTCTGGGAATACTCCTTTTCATGGTGGTTCTCCTCATGCTGTTCCCGGAAATGGCCACGTGGCTACCCCGCACCATGACGGGGGGATAA
- a CDS encoding TRAP transporter small permease → MRLLGRTLEGLFRLSELLAALMGLFILLVILAQVAGRYLGFVVPSALEMAGFATAGLIFLGLAPTLRAGGHIRVRLLLGKLPPGARRPLETFALGLGFLATLYASIQAWLKVAEGFRYGDLAPGLLPLPLWLPQSFLAVGLSVFALALLEAGLKAWQGGEE, encoded by the coding sequence ATGAGGCTTCTAGGGAGGACCCTCGAGGGCCTTTTCCGCCTATCCGAGCTCCTGGCGGCCCTCATGGGTCTTTTCATCCTCCTGGTGATCCTGGCCCAGGTGGCGGGGCGGTATCTGGGCTTCGTGGTGCCCTCGGCCTTGGAGATGGCAGGGTTTGCCACCGCCGGGCTCATCTTCCTGGGGCTGGCCCCCACCCTCAGGGCCGGGGGGCACATCCGGGTACGGCTTTTGCTGGGGAAGCTTCCTCCCGGTGCCAGGCGCCCCCTGGAAACCTTCGCCCTGGGGCTCGGATTCCTAGCCACCCTGTATGCTTCCATTCAAGCGTGGCTAAAAGTGGCGGAGGGCTTCCGCTATGGAGACCTGGCTCCCGGGCTTCTCCCCCTTCCCCTCTGGCTTCCCCAGAGCTTTCTGGCGGTGGGCCTTAGCGTCTTCGCCCTGGCCCTCCTCGAGGCGGGCCTGAAAGCCTGGCAGGGAGGGGAGGAATGA
- a CDS encoding LamB/YcsF family protein, whose amino-acid sequence MTVDLNADAGESYGTFSYGHDREIFPYVTSVNLACGFHGGSPSRIKAAVALAKAHGVAVGAHPGFPDLVGFGRREMALSPEEVYADVLYQIGALYAFLKAEGLRLHHVKPHGALYLKACRDRETARAIAEAVKAFDPEVPLVVLPGTVYEEEARRAGLRVVLEAFPERAYLKNGQLAPRSLPGSWISDPGEAARRALRMVLEGKVEALDGGEVEVKAQTLCIHGDNPNAPEVVRAVRRALEEAGVEVRAF is encoded by the coding sequence ATGACCGTAGACCTCAACGCCGATGCCGGGGAATCCTACGGGACTTTCTCTTACGGGCACGACCGGGAGATCTTCCCCTATGTAACCTCGGTCAACCTGGCCTGCGGCTTTCATGGGGGAAGCCCCTCCCGCATTAAAGCGGCGGTGGCCCTGGCCAAGGCCCACGGGGTGGCGGTGGGGGCCCACCCGGGCTTCCCTGATCTGGTGGGTTTTGGCCGTAGGGAGATGGCCCTAAGCCCTGAGGAGGTCTATGCCGACGTGCTCTACCAGATAGGAGCCCTCTACGCCTTCCTAAAGGCGGAAGGGCTACGCCTCCACCACGTTAAACCCCATGGGGCCCTATACCTCAAGGCCTGCCGGGACCGGGAAACCGCCCGGGCCATCGCCGAGGCGGTCAAAGCCTTTGACCCCGAGGTTCCCCTGGTGGTGCTCCCCGGCACGGTGTACGAGGAGGAGGCCCGGAGGGCAGGGCTCAGGGTGGTCCTCGAGGCTTTCCCCGAACGGGCGTACCTTAAAAATGGCCAGCTGGCCCCCCGCTCCCTGCCAGGAAGCTGGATCAGCGACCCAGGGGAGGCTGCCCGTCGCGCCCTAAGGATGGTTCTGGAGGGAAAAGTGGAGGCCTTGGACGGCGGGGAAGTAGAGGTCAAGGCCCAAACCCTCTGCATCCACGGGGACAACCCCAATGCTCCCGAGGTGGTACGGGCGGTGCGGAGGGCCCTAGAGGAGGCGGGGGTAGAGGTTAGGGCCTTCTGA